The genomic segment TGGCCACCGCTTGCAAAATGATTGCCGACGAATACGTAAGAAACCCTTTGCCCATGTGTACTCCTTCAAGAGTCTATAAGAGGATAGAATTCTTTTTAGCAAGAATTCTAGTTAGTCAGGATTCTACATAGCTAGACGGTTCGGTCAAGATCGGAAACGCGTTTTTGAGCGTTGAGCCGACAAAAAAGTGAACCGAGGAAGGGGAGCGTCAGATCGGTTTCAAACTTTGCGAATGACAACGATTTTTTAGGAAGGATTGAGCCTCATTCTCAATGAAATGAGGACCGGGACGCTTGCTCGTGATGGATTCAGGTTCTCCGGTAAGCAAGCTCTCGAGATACAGGGCAGCCGACTATTGGCTGTGATACAAGAGGCACCGATTCACGCGGCGCAGTTCGCGCGCCAGCAAGTCGCTCCCGTTCAGTTCCGCCAGCGTCTGCCGATAGGCTTCCGTCTTTGTCAGGCCGCCAGCCAACAAGTCTGCGTAACAGTCGGCCAGGTGCTGCGCCAGTTCTTCGACAATGGCGGCTTCGTGTGTCGGTTCCAACTGCGATTTTGCCAGTCGCCGTCTGATTTCCGTTTTCCAGTCAGGAAGGTCCGACTCCTTCTTTGCGCAGGTTGGGTGCCTCCATCGCCAAGCGAGAATCTTTGTCCTGGGCGGCGATGCTTTTCGCAGCAGTTCCGCCCGTCCAAATTTCAGGCGACGCAATTTCAATCTCCGCCACAATCAACTCCGCCTCCAACTGTCGCGCTGATTGAAGCAGTTTGCCGTCGGGAGCAACGATTCCGGATGAACCGTAAGACACCAAACCCTCAATGCTTCCGGCGACATCAGCGCGAATTACGAAAACGCCGTTTTCGATTGCCAGCGCGATGTCCACCTTCCTGGTTTCGGCGACCAGTTCCGGCTTCGCTTTTGACAGAGGAAGGCCATTGTTTGTCGGGACGAACAATGCTTTCGCCCCTTTGGCGGTTAAAGTTCGCGCCAGTTCGCCATGATTTGAATCGTTGCAAATTGTGATTCCGAAGGTCAGGTTACCTACAGTGAAAACAGGCAGTTCGTCGCCCGGTTCGTAAACCGAATGACGGATTGCAGGGTGTCGTTTGCGGTAAATGCCAGCGACCGTTCCTCGATGAAAAACGGCGGCGGAATTGTAAAGCCGTCCACTGCGATCAATTTCGGTAAATCCCAGAATGGTTGTCACCCGGTCATTCGCAAGAGGAGCCAGCAGTGTTTGCAATTGCCCGCTTTCCACATCAATGGCAATGTCCGCGGGCGAAGCTGAATAGTCAGCGAGACCACCCAAGACCCCTTCTGGACAACACACGACTTCCACACTATATGCTTCGCAGTAAGCGATCTGTTCCCGAATCAGACCTAAAACTTTCTTTGAGCCTGTTGCAGGCAAAGGGGCTTGGTAAGCGGCGACTTTCATTTACAACCGTCTCAGGTTTGTTCCGAAGGTTTTGCGCTTGGCTCACCAAAAGTCAGCCAGAAGCCATTCAGATCGCGGATGATGAATTCGCGCATTCCGTAAAATGTGTCGTGCGGTTGTTCCTGCACCTGGACGCGCTGCTTGAGAGTTTCGTACAGGTGATCCACCTGCTCGGTGTGGATATAAAGATCAACTTCGCGGCGAGGTTGCGAACTGGGCTGCCCATCGGCGCTGAACATCACGCGGCCTGCGCCAAAAGACACCAGCGCGAAAACGACTTCGCCGCAAATTTCGCCAACATCAAGTGTTGCAAAGCCGATGGATTCATACCACGCAACTGTCGCCCCTACATCAGGGACATGAATCATGGGAGTGACACGCGGTTCCATTGATACCTCGTTTCGCCATCTGTCGTTCAGGTTTTTCCGTGGAAGTTCCCCGCTTCTTCTTTTTCGGGCCGGATTATTCGTCGCGCAGTGCAACGAGCGGGTCCGTGTTGGTCGCGCGGCGGGCCGGGAGATAACAAGCTAGCAGCGCCACCGCGGTTAAAAGCAATGCGACACCGCCAAATGCTGACGGATCGGTTGCCGGTGCGCCGAACAGCAGCGATGCCATCAGCCGCGACAGCGCTAGTGAAGCGGTCACGCCAATCGCTATGCCAAACAGCGTCAATCGCATGCCATAACGCAGCGCCAGTTTCAGCACATCCGCGCGATTGGCGCCGAGCGCCATGCGGATGCCGATTTCGCGCGTGCGCTGGGCCATCGAATACGCCATCACGCCGTAAATGCCCATCGAAACCAGCGCCAGGGTCAATCCAGCGAAACAACCGAACAAAAACAGATAAAACCGTGGTTCGGCCAACGCTTCGCTCAGCCTGTCTTCGACCAGATTGATCTGATAAATCGGTTGATCCTTGTCGAGCGCCCAGATGCCGTTTTTGATGCCAGCGATCAAATCCTTGGCTTCGGTTGTCGTTCGGATGATCAATGTTCGCTGCGCCGTGCGCCGCGAAATCTGGCTCCAGGGATAATAAATTTCCATCCGGCTGAACCCGTCGCCGGGTTTGCCCAGCGTGACATCGCCAACGACGCCCACGACCGTGCTCCACTTTCCGTCTTTGTTGAGCCGTATTCGTTGTCCGATTGGACTTTCATTCGGCCAATACCGGCGAACCATTTCCTGATTGATGATCATGGATGGCGGAGCATTGATGGTGTCTTCTTCGCCAAACGCGCGTCCCTGCAAAATCGGAATCTGCATGGTTTGAAAATAGTGCGAATCAACATGGCTGAACGGCAAAACCAATTTTGGGTCAGGCGGTTCGGGCGGGCGGCCTTCGACTTCGATTTCCAGGTCAAAGGTAATGCCGCCTCCTTGCGGTGGAACGCCAGCGGCCACTGTCACCGCTTCCACGCCGGGCATTGCCGTCATCATTGTGTGCAGGCGATTGAAAAAATCCGCTTCCTGAGCCGCTGTGGGATATCGCCGCTGTGGCAGTTGAAGATCGGCGGCAATCAGATTCTGCGGATCAAATCCCGGCGGATTGTTGCTTAACCGCAAAAAACTGCGCATCATCAGCCCCGCGCCTGCCAGCAGAACCAGCGACAATGCGATTTCGGCAATGACCAGCGCGTCGCGCAAACGGTTTTGCGAACGATCTGCGGTCGCCTTGCCGGTTGCGCCTTTGAGCGCCAACTGCAGATTGGGGCGCGACGCTTTCAACGCGGGCAGCAGGCCAAACCCAATGCCGGTCAACAACGTGATTCCCAAGGTGAAAATCAGCACGCGATGTTCCAGACTGATTTCGTTTACGCTGAGGAAGGTCAGTTCACTCGGGACAAATTTCGCCAGCGCGTCCACGCCAAACCAGGCCAGGGTAATGCCCAACAATCCGCCGAGCAGCGCCAACAGCAAACTTTCCGTCAACAGTTGTCGAACCAATCGTCCGCGTCCAGCGCCCAGCGCCAACCGCACCGCAATCTCTCCCTGCCGGTTGGCGGCGCGCGCCAGCATCAAATTGGCCGCATTGGCGCAGGCCAGCAGGAGCACAAATCCGACGGCGCCCAGCAAAACCAGCAACGCGCGCCGAGGCCCCGAATTGACACGCTGTGCGTCCAATCGGGACAGTTTGGTTCCCCACCCGCTCGGATCGGGCTTTTCCTTGGACAATCGCTGACTCAGTTCGTTTAAGGACGCCTGCGCTGTTTCCACCGCAAGATCGCCTTTCAACCGGGCGATGGCAATAAACCGCTGCGGGCGTTTCAATTCGTCTGTCGGCGTCAGCGGAAGTGGAATCCAAAGTTGAAATTTGCCATAGGGAAATTTGAAGTTTGGCGGCATCACACCGATTACTGTGTACGGCTGATCGTTAAGCGTCAGCGTTTTTCCCAAAGCTTCCAGGCTGCCACCGAATTGTTTTTTCCAAAAACTGTCGCTGATCAGCACGACGTGATTTGCTCCCAACTCCGCATCAGATGGTTGAAAGCCGCGCCCAAGTCGGGGATTGACGCCCAACATCGCAAACAACCCCGAACTGACGGCAGGCCCATTAACGGCTTCCGGTTCGGTTCCGCCTGTCAGCGTAAACGAGCGCGGGCTATATGCTTCAACCCGTTCGAAAATGTTCGTTTGTCCGCGCCATTCTTCGAACGCCTCCCAGCGCAAACCCGGATAGGCAAATTGGCGGTTTTCTTCCTGCTGCCAGATTTCAACCAAACGATCTGGCTGCGTAAACGGTATCGGGCGGAAGAGCACCGCGTCCACCACGCTGAATACCGCTGTGTTGACGCCAATGCCCAGCGCCAGCGTGATTGCGACGATGAGCGTAAAGCTGGGAGTTTTCCACAACATTCGCGCGCCGTAGCGCAGGTCTTGCCAAAAATCCGCGATCATATTTGTCCTCCGTGTAGCTCCAGGCACGACTGGGTCCGGCGCGGAATAACTCTCCACGCGCTGCAATTCGGCCGCCAGCAAATGATTACTGTTCAGTTCCGCCAGGGTTTGCCAATGCGCGGTTGCTTCCGTTGCGCCGCCAGCCAGCAGCTCTTCGTAACAATCTTCCAGGTATTGCGCGAGCTCTTCGACAATGGCGGCCTCGCGCATCGGAGCAAGCTGCAAAATCACTAAGCGGCGTCTGATTTCCGGTTTCCAATCGGGCATATTCATTTCAGGTTTACGATGCATCCAAGGTCATTGGCGGCTTATTCACAGCGCAAAGCCGCCAGTGGATCAAGTTGAGTCGCTCGGCGCGCGGGCAGATAACAAGCCAGCAGAGCCGCCGTAATCAGCAATCCCGCGACCAAACCAAAAATCAGCGGATCAGTCGTGCTCACGCCAAACAGCAGACTTCGCATCAATCGTGTCAAAGCGAATGCCGCCGCCAGTCCGCATATCACCCCGAACAATGCCAGCCGCAAGCCTTGACCGAGGACGAGCCGTAAGATTTCGCTTCGATCCGCTCCCAAGGCCATTCGAATGCCGAGTTCGTGGGTGCGCTGGCTGACCGCACTGGAAATGACGCCGTAAATGCCGACCACGGCCAGTAACAACGCAAGCACTGCAAACACAGTCATGAGCAGCGCCGGATATTGCCGCAGAAAAGTGGCAGGACGTTCGGCAATCAATTGCTGCATCGGCGCGACGTCAAAAAGCGCCAGGTTATGGTCAAGGCGTTGAACCTCGTGGCGTATGGCGGCGACAATGTTATCGGGATCACTCGTGGTGCGGACGGCAAGGTTCAACTTCGTCCAGGGATTTTGCAGATAGGGGCGATAAACCACTGACGCCGACTCTTCATCCAGTTCTCCCACGCGTTCATCGTCTACTACGCCAACGATCTCATACGGTTTGGGGTCTCCACCTTCAAAAAACAACCGATGCCCCAGCGGGTCTTGTTGGCCGAAGAGCTTTTTGGCTAATGCGTTATTGATGATCAGAACGTCGGGAGCGGATTGATTGTCGGCATCGGTGAAATAACGCCCTTTGAGCAAGGCGATTTCCATCGTTCGGAAATAACCGGAACTCACCACGTGCGTGGTCGTTTTGGGCACTTCGCTGGGTGGGGGTTGCGGTTGGCCCTCCACGCGCAGCAAATCTCCAGGGCCGCCTTGCAACGGGAGCCAGTTAACCGATGCTACACTGGTGACGCCGGGCAATGCTTCGATCTGCGCCAGCAATTGTTGGTGAAACGCGCGGGCTTGATCGTCGGAAGAATATCTGGCTGCGGGTAATTCCAGTTGCAGCGTGAGCAACCGCTCCGGGTTGAATCCCAACTTCACGTCCAATAATTGTTTGCTGCTTTTGATCAGCAAACCGGCTCCGACCAGCAGCACCAAGGCCAATGCGATTTCTGTGATAACGAGTGCGCTGCGAAACCGATGATGTTTGTTACCAGCGGTGCGATTGCCGTCTTTGAGCGCTCTGTGCACATCGAGTTTGGCGGATTGCCAAGCCGGAACCAGTCCGAATACGATTCCGGTGAGAAGCGACAGAGCGGTTGTAAATCCGAAAACGCGCCCATTCAGCGCCACATTTTGCAGATATGGCATCGTCTCCAATTGCGCGGTGGGAATGGCGGCGAGCAGGAGATTGGTTCCCCAACTCGCCAGCAATAACCCGAAGCCGCCTCCCAACACCGTGAGCAGCAAACTTTCACTGAGCAGTTGCCGCACCAGCCGCCAGCGTGTTGCGCCGAGCGCCAGCCGAATGCTGATTTCCTGTCGCCGCGCCGCCGCGCGCAACAACTGTAGGTTGGCAACATTGGCGCAGGCAATCAGCAGCACACAACCAACCGCTCCCAGCAATACCCACAGCAGCGCTCCTACGGAGCCTATAATCTGTTCGTGTAACGGAACGAGCGTCAGCCCCGCTCCCGTGTGTGTATCCGGATTTTCGCGTTCGATGCGCGCACCAACGGCATTCATCTGTGTTTGAGCTTGCGCCAGACTGACGCCGGGTCTAAGGCGGGCAATCACGTCCAGCCAGTGCATAAAGCGCCGGTTCAGTTGGAAAGGAGTCGGTCGCAATGGCACCCAAATCTGTGCTTTCGGCATTGGCGCAAACTGAAAGCTCGGAGGAAGCACTCCAAGCACAGTGTAGCCATTTCCATCCAGCACAATTTGTTGCCCGACGATTTTGGGATCAGCGCCGAAGCGCCGCTGCCACAAACCATAATTGATCACCACAGTCGGCGCTGCGCCCGGTTTATCTTCCTGGGGAAAAAAGCTGCGGCCCAACAGCGGCGTAACGCCCAAGACAGAAAAGAAGCTCGCTGTTACCCGCGCACCTTCGATTCGCTCGGCTTCGGCGGGCCCGGTCAATGTGAATGAGCCGTCCCATCCGGTATAACCACAGATGCCTTCGATGGTGTCTGATTGCTGTCCCCAATCCAGGTAATCCGGGTAGGAAGCGTCCATTTTCTTGATTTCTCCGAGCCGCCGTGTTTCCCAAACCTGCACCAAACGGTCGGAGCCTTTATAGGGAAGTCCGCGCAACAATGCCGCATCCACGACTGTAAAGATCGCTGTATTCGCCCCGATACCCAACGCCAACGTCAACACGGCGATCCAGGTGAAACCGGGATGTTTCCGCAACAGCCGTGCGCCAAAGCGCAAGTCATGCCACAGGTCTATAAGCATATTTGTCCTCCGATTGGTTCCGAACGCGATAGGCTCCGGCGCGACCTGCCGTTCGACACCTCGCAGTTCGCGCGCCAGCATTTCGTTGGTGCTCAATTCCGCCAGCGTTCGGCGATAGGCTGCTGCTGGCGACGCCCCGCTTCCCAGCACCTCTTCGTAACAATCCTCCAGGTACTGCGAGAGTTCTTCGACGATGGCGGCTTCGCGCATTGGTTCCAATCGCATGCTTGCCAATCGCCGTCTTATTTCCGAGTTCCAATCAGGCACTTTCCATCCCGGTGACGCGGTTAATGGCCGCGACGAATGATTCCCAGATGCTGCGCTGCGCGGCCAGCACCTTCTTGCCGTCTTTCGTCAATTTGTAATAGCGCCGACGGCGTTGTCCGGCCTTTTCGATCCACTTGCCTTCGATCCAGCCGCGTTTTTCCAGGCGATAGAGCAGTGGATAAAGCGATGCCGCATTGAATTTCAGCACCCCGTCGGAGCGCGTTTCGATGAGTTTCCGCACTTCGTACCCGTGCCGCGGGCGGGCTTCCAACAAGGAGAGAACCAATAATTCCGCGCCGCCTTTTTTCAATTCGCGGTCGAACTTTTGTGTGTTGATATGTGACATAGCAACATATTATGTAGTCAGCTAATGCCTGTCAAAGAAAAGCTTTGGCGAAAGGGAAAATCGGGAAAAGAAAATTATGTGGCTGAGGCGCGCGTTTTCAGGAAAATTGATGCGCGTCAATTAATGCGGCTTTGCTGTTCGCATCAGTCGTAACGAAGTGCTTCGTTGGGATCAACTTTGGTTGCCCGGCGGGCGGGGAGGAAACATGCCGCAGCGGCGACCAATCCAAGCAGCATGATGACGCTGAGCAACGAAATTGGATCAGTGGCGGACACGCGGAAAAGGTCTAGCTGGCTGCCCAGCAAGCGCGCCATTGCAACGCTGGCGATGAGGCCAACGCACAGGCCTGCACAAACCAACTTGCCGCCCATTCGAAAAATCAACCGATGAATGTCAGAGCTTTGCGCGCCCAATGCCATACGCACGCCGATTTCACGCGTTCGCATGGAAACCAGGTATGACAGCACGCTGTAAATTCCCGCCAGCGCCAATGCCAACCCCAGCGCCGCAAACAAACTGAACAGCGCCATCGTGAAACGCGGTTGCGCCGTTCGGAAGCCCATGAGTTCTTCGAAGGTAATTGGATTGCTGATCGGCTGTTGGCTGTCCAGCGCTTGCACCTGCGCGCGCAGCGCATTGACCAGCGCCAGCGGATCGCCCTGCGCTCGAATGGCGAGTGTGCGTCCCGGCGGAGCCAGCAGGGTGTAAGGCACGAGCACTGCGGGTTGCGGTTCGTTGCGCACATCGTCGTTTTGAACGTTGCCCATAATGCCGATAATCGTAACGTCGGGAGACGCGCCGGCGGATGTCAATAAATTCGGACGGCTCGGCTTTTCCAGCTCGTTCAGCCGAATGCGATGGCCAATCGGGTTTTCTCCGGCGGGCCAAAGTTTTACGGCGGCTTCATTGATCACGGCCAGGCGTTCGCCCGTATTGACTTCCTGCTCGGTCAGCATGCGGCCTTGCCGTAATGGAATGCTCAACGTGCGCAGATAATCCGCCCCGGCCAGAACCATGCTGATCCCGCGCGCTTCCAAGTTGGGTTGTCCGTCAATCGCATACGCCGTATCCGGGCCGCCGAATGGCAAACCGCCATTGCCGATGGTCGCCGCCACAACGCCGGGCACATTTCGCACGCGTTCCAACAAATCATGTGCAAAGCGATTGCGCTGTTCCCACGTCGAATACCGTTTGGGCGGAAGCGGAATGCCCGCGCCCAACACGTGTTCCGGTTGGAAGCCAAGCTCGACCTTTTGTAGCGCCAGAAAGCTGCGAATGGTCAAACTGGCGCTGACCAACAACACGACCGCCAACGCAACTTCGACGACCACTAACGCTGCGCGAACTTTGCCGCCGGACGCGGCGCTGGAGCCGCGCGATTCGTCTTTCAGCTTTTCGACCAGGTTGAAGCGTGACGATTGCAACGCCGGAACCAGCCCAAACAAAATGCCTGTTAGTATCGAAACGCCAAAACAAAAGAACAAGACATACCTGTTGACTTCGATTCGCGATTCATTGGGCACGAAGTCGCTGGGCATCAGGGTGACCATCAACTGCGTAATCCAGTACGCAAACAACAATCCAAGCAATCCGCCCATCGCCGACAGCAGGACGCTTTCCGTCAGCAGTTGCCGCACCAGTTTTCCGCGCCCTGCGCCCAACGCCATCCGAATGGACATTTCTCTCGCCCGCCCGGTCGCTTTGGCAAGTTGCAGGTTGGCGACGTTGGCGCAGGCAATCAGCAACAGAAACGCCACTGCGCCAAACAACAATTGCAAACTACGTTTCATTTCGCCGCTGGCGACCGTGATGTCCAGGTAATTGGTCAGCTTGCTGGTGAAATCTTCGTTCGGAAATCGCGCTTGCGGATTTTTGGCGACTTCCAGGTGCAGCGTGTGAAGTTGCTGCGTTGCCGTTGTCGCCGTCATCCCGGGTTTCAACCGCACGATGGGAAAGATCATTTGCGTATCGCGGGCATTGATGCCCATTGGGAGCCAGACGCCGTTGTCCGTCCACCATCCGAAGCGCGGCGGCATGACGCCGATGACGGTGTAGCTTTCTTCGTTCAATCGGATCGTCTTGCCCAGAACCTTTGGATCGCCGCCCATTCGTTGCCAGCGTTTGAAACTCAAAACCGTCACTGGCTCCGGCTCGCCGTTGGGACGAATGTCCGAAGGCTGAATCGTTCGGCCCAGCAGCGGCGGCACGCCCAGAAAGTTGAACGCATTTCCGGACAAGCGAATCGCGCCGATGGTTTCCGGCGCGTATTCTCCGGTCAGCAACATGTTTCCCGGCCCGGTAGCCATGACATCGGAAAAGACAGGCATCTTGGCCATTTCCGCAACAGCGCTTGGCGGATAAGGGCGCATCGTCTGGTTCGATTTGACGCTGACCAGGCCGGGCGTCCAGATTTCGCCGGGCTTTGCGTATGGATAAGGACTGATCAGCACGCCGTAGATCACGCTGAACAAGGCCGTCGTTGCTCCGATGCCCAGCGCCAGCGTCAGCACAGCTACGACGGTAAAGCCCTTGTGCTTAAGCAGCATTCGCATGCCAAAGCGTATGTCTTGAAACATCTCGTCCTCCCATCGTTCTCGTTGCAACCACAACGCGTCCCAAAATGCGCCCAGGCTGCGACAAAACAGTTCCAGTTTGTTTTGCCAATTGAGTTTGTCCCATTCCGCCAGCATCGCCTCGCGCCAGTGCAGTTCGGCTTCCCACTCCTGGCGCCAATCGGCGCGCAAACGTTGCGGCACGATTACGCCGATCCCGCGAATCAACCAAAGCCAGAATCGAATGGAAAATCCTCGTGCCACCTTGGCCATCAGCTTCACTCATCTCGCAGTGCAACCATTGGATCAACTTTCGACGCACGCCGGGCAGGCAGGTAAGCGGCCAATGCTGCAATCGTCAGCAGAAGAACCGTCGCCAGCGCAATCGTCAGCGGGTCGTTTGGCTTCAACCCAAAAAGTAGGGAAGACGCCGTTTGCGTTGCCGCCAATGAAGCGAGCACGCCGATGACGATGCCGATCAGCACCAGCGTCAACGCTTCGCGTAGAACCAACCAAAGCACATTCTGACGCTGCGCGCCGAGCGCCATGCGGATGCCAATTTCGTTGGTGCGTCGCGCGACAGCGTATGACAAAACGCCGTACAGCCCAATGCAGGCCAGCAACAATGCCGTCAGCCCGAAAAAAGAGCCAAGGCGCGCCACCAGTTTTGGTTGGGCGAGCGAACGGCCAACCTGTTCGGATAGCGTAGCGACATTATCAATCGGCAGATTGCGGTTGGTTTGGCGTATGGCCTGACGGATTTGCGGAACGATGGATTCAGGCGCGCCGGAAAAACGAACTACAAAGTTGCGGAGTGGGTCTGATCGCTGCCCGTGCGCGTAATAGGCCATTGGTCGCAACGTTTCGGTCAGGCTGCCGTACTTGGCGTCCTTGACCACGCCGATGACTTCCAGTTCGTCACGAAAGTCCGCCGATTTGCTGAAGCGTTTGCCGAGCGGAGATTCATTTGGAAAGAAGCGGCGAGCCAATGCCTCACTGATGACAGCAACTTTCTGAGACTGTTCCGTGTCTTGCGGACCGAACGCACGACCGGCGACCAGTGGAATTCCCATTGCGGTGAAAAAGTCCGCGCCAACCACGTTTTGTTTCACCACAGGACTTTGCCCATCTGCCAGAGTTTTTTCGCGCGTGTAAATCGGACTTGACCATTGCCCGCCACCGAATACGAAAAAGGAAAATGATGCTGCCTGAACACCCGGAACTTGCTTCACTTTGTCTTCAACCTCGCGAAGCAATTGTGAAAGGCGCGCTTCCTTGAAACCGGTCGTCGTGGTGTCCAGACGGAACAGCATGACGTTTTGCTGATTGAATCCGGTGGGCACGTTTTGCAAATTGATCAGCGTGCGCACGAACAATCCGGCTCCGACCAGCAGCAGCAGCGAAAGCGCGACTTGCGCGACGACCAGTGCCTTGCCAAAAGGACTTTGCGCGGTTCCTTGTACGGTTCCTTTTCCGCCTTTGAGCGAGGAGTTGGGGTCAAGCCGCGCTGCGCGCAACGCCGGAGCCGTGCCGAAGATCAGCGCGGAAAGCAACGAAGCCAGCAGCGTGAATCCCAGAATGCGAAGATTGGGCGTGACGTCCAGCGGCAGCGGCTCCGGCCCATCCGAAGCCATCATCAGCAGCAAGCGGCTGCCCCACCAAGCCAACGCGATTCCCGCCAATCCGCCAAATGCCGCCAGCAACACGCTTTCGGTGAGCAACTGACGAACAAGCCGTAACCGGCCTGCGCCCAGCGACAGGCGCACGGCGAATTCTTTTTGCCGGCTGGCGGCGCGCGCCAGCAACAGGTTCGCCACGTTGGCGCAGGCGATCAGCAACACCAACCCCACCACAGCCATCAGGATTTTCAGGGAAAGCGAAAACTGTTGTCGCAAACCGGCAATGCCATTGCCGGCGGGCGTCAATTCAATGTGTGCTTTCTGAATGTCCTGCAATCGTTCGGGCGATGCTTGCGCGCCGGCCCATTCCTGCAAAGATTGTTTGAACAACAGGTTCACGGCTGCGCTTGCTTGTTCGGTACTCACGCCGCTTTTCAGCCGGCCGATCAGATACAGCGACTGGGCTTCTCTATCATTCCGCCCGTTCCAATGCGCGGGGGGTAACTGGGCTTCCATCGCCAGCGGAACCCAAATGTCCGGCGCTTGCCCGA from the Acidobacteriota bacterium genome contains:
- a CDS encoding carbon-nitrogen hydrolase family protein, coding for MKVAAYQAPLPATGSKKVLGLIREQIAYCEAYSVEVVCCPEGVLGGLADYSASPADIAIDVESGQLQTLLAPLANDRVTTILGFTEIDRSGRLYNSAAVFHRGTVAGIYRKRHPAIRHSVYEPGDELPVFTVGNLTFGITICNDSNHGELARTLTAKGAKALFVPTNNGLPLSKAKPELVAETRKVDIALAIENGVFVIRADVAGSIEGLVSYGSSGIVAPDGKLLQSARQLEAELIVAEIEIASPEIWTGGTAAKSIAAQDKDSRLAMEAPNLRKEGVGPS
- a CDS encoding VOC family protein → MEPRVTPMIHVPDVGATVAWYESIGFATLDVGEICGEVVFALVSFGAGRVMFSADGQPSSQPRREVDLYIHTEQVDHLYETLKQRVQVQEQPHDTFYGMREFIIRDLNGFWLTFGEPSAKPSEQT
- a CDS encoding ABC transporter permease, whose protein sequence is MPDWKPEIRRRLVILQLAPMREAAIVEELAQYLEDCYEELLAGGATEATAHWQTLAELNSNHLLAAELQRVESYSAPDPVVPGATRRTNMIADFWQDLRYGARMLWKTPSFTLIVAITLALGIGVNTAVFSVVDAVLFRPIPFTQPDRLVEIWQQEENRQFAYPGLRWEAFEEWRGQTNIFERVEAYSPRSFTLTGGTEPEAVNGPAVSSGLFAMLGVNPRLGRGFQPSDAELGANHVVLISDSFWKKQFGGSLEALGKTLTLNDQPYTVIGVMPPNFKFPYGKFQLWIPLPLTPTDELKRPQRFIAIARLKGDLAVETAQASLNELSQRLSKEKPDPSGWGTKLSRLDAQRVNSGPRRALLVLLGAVGFVLLLACANAANLMLARAANRQGEIAVRLALGAGRGRLVRQLLTESLLLALLGGLLGITLAWFGVDALAKFVPSELTFLSVNEISLEHRVLIFTLGITLLTGIGFGLLPALKASRPNLQLALKGATGKATADRSQNRLRDALVIAEIALSLVLLAGAGLMMRSFLRLSNNPPGFDPQNLIAADLQLPQRRYPTAAQEADFFNRLHTMMTAMPGVEAVTVAAGVPPQGGGITFDLEIEVEGRPPEPPDPKLVLPFSHVDSHYFQTMQIPILQGRAFGEEDTINAPPSMIINQEMVRRYWPNESPIGQRIRLNKDGKWSTVVGVVGDVTLGKPGDGFSRMEIYYPWSQISRRTAQRTLIIRTTTEAKDLIAGIKNGIWALDKDQPIYQINLVEDRLSEALAEPRFYLFLFGCFAGLTLALVSMGIYGVMAYSMAQRTREIGIRMALGANRADVLKLALRYGMRLTLFGIAIGVTASLALSRLMASLLFGAPATDPSAFGGVALLLTAVALLACYLPARRATNTDPLVALRDE
- a CDS encoding ABC transporter permease, which encodes MRLEPMREAAIVEELSQYLEDCYEEVLGSGASPAAAYRRTLAELSTNEMLARELRGVERQVAPEPIAFGTNRRTNMLIDLWHDLRFGARLLRKHPGFTWIAVLTLALGIGANTAIFTVVDAALLRGLPYKGSDRLVQVWETRRLGEIKKMDASYPDYLDWGQQSDTIEGICGYTGWDGSFTLTGPAEAERIEGARVTASFFSVLGVTPLLGRSFFPQEDKPGAAPTVVINYGLWQRRFGADPKIVGQQIVLDGNGYTVLGVLPPSFQFAPMPKAQIWVPLRPTPFQLNRRFMHWLDVIARLRPGVSLAQAQTQMNAVGARIERENPDTHTGAGLTLVPLHEQIIGSVGALLWVLLGAVGCVLLIACANVANLQLLRAAARRQEISIRLALGATRWRLVRQLLSESLLLTVLGGGFGLLLASWGTNLLLAAIPTAQLETMPYLQNVALNGRVFGFTTALSLLTGIVFGLVPAWQSAKLDVHRALKDGNRTAGNKHHRFRSALVITEIALALVLLVGAGLLIKSSKQLLDVKLGFNPERLLTLQLELPAARYSSDDQARAFHQQLLAQIEALPGVTSVASVNWLPLQGGPGDLLRVEGQPQPPPSEVPKTTTHVVSSGYFRTMEIALLKGRYFTDADNQSAPDVLIINNALAKKLFGQQDPLGHRLFFEGGDPKPYEIVGVVDDERVGELDEESASVVYRPYLQNPWTKLNLAVRTTSDPDNIVAAIRHEVQRLDHNLALFDVAPMQQLIAERPATFLRQYPALLMTVFAVLALLLAVVGIYGVISSAVSQRTHELGIRMALGADRSEILRLVLGQGLRLALFGVICGLAAAFALTRLMRSLLFGVSTTDPLIFGLVAGLLITAALLACYLPARRATQLDPLAALRCE
- a CDS encoding PadR family transcriptional regulator yields the protein MSHINTQKFDRELKKGGAELLVLSLLEARPRHGYEVRKLIETRSDGVLKFNAASLYPLLYRLEKRGWIEGKWIEKAGQRRRRYYKLTKDGKKVLAAQRSIWESFVAAINRVTGMESA
- a CDS encoding ABC transporter permease, whose product is MAKVARGFSIRFWLWLIRGIGVIVPQRLRADWRQEWEAELHWREAMLAEWDKLNWQNKLELFCRSLGAFWDALWLQRERWEDEMFQDIRFGMRMLLKHKGFTVVAVLTLALGIGATTALFSVIYGVLISPYPYAKPGEIWTPGLVSVKSNQTMRPYPPSAVAEMAKMPVFSDVMATGPGNMLLTGEYAPETIGAIRLSGNAFNFLGVPPLLGRTIQPSDIRPNGEPEPVTVLSFKRWQRMGGDPKVLGKTIRLNEESYTVIGVMPPRFGWWTDNGVWLPMGINARDTQMIFPIVRLKPGMTATTATQQLHTLHLEVAKNPQARFPNEDFTSKLTNYLDITVASGEMKRSLQLLFGAVAFLLLIACANVANLQLAKATGRAREMSIRMALGAGRGKLVRQLLTESVLLSAMGGLLGLLFAYWITQLMVTLMPSDFVPNESRIEVNRYVLFFCFGVSILTGILFGLVPALQSSRFNLVEKLKDESRGSSAASGGKVRAALVVVEVALAVVLLVSASLTIRSFLALQKVELGFQPEHVLGAGIPLPPKRYSTWEQRNRFAHDLLERVRNVPGVVAATIGNGGLPFGGPDTAYAIDGQPNLEARGISMVLAGADYLRTLSIPLRQGRMLTEQEVNTGERLAVINEAAVKLWPAGENPIGHRIRLNELEKPSRPNLLTSAGASPDVTIIGIMGNVQNDDVRNEPQPAVLVPYTLLAPPGRTLAIRAQGDPLALVNALRAQVQALDSQQPISNPITFEELMGFRTAQPRFTMALFSLFAALGLALALAGIYSVLSYLVSMRTREIGVRMALGAQSSDIHRLIFRMGGKLVCAGLCVGLIASVAMARLLGSQLDLFRVSATDPISLLSVIMLLGLVAAAACFLPARRATKVDPNEALRYD